The following are encoded together in the Kribbella sp. CA-293567 genome:
- a CDS encoding extracellular solute-binding protein, with product MSPELSRRGFLKYTGLAGAAAASTGLLSACSSTPSGAATWAMWSSSPAERKVWSDFSNYVERQLQVESIPTLTPSGGYPTKLDLQLVSGTAGLVTALNGTLIPTYAARGAHRPLDDLIAADPDFDPADFYPAIQKISTFNGRTYAIGFDVAPTVLYYNKTLLAKAGIAAPSPTEPMSWETFRDLAKELTRPPDQYGFTCAPAIDDLVSWIYCAGGNVMSQDGSRSILNAPEAESAIQFVIDLFVRDKVTPPIRNLVTESSLSNFMEGNVAFMQNGPWQVVNVRKAKFDWDVIPFPAGAAGSTPRVSGSSFAIPAGVKGEKLDLAWRLLKTLTSAGALDIYAKAGRNNPARRSAGSAFKPPPDNLGVVQDILAGKVAGGHPYDVTTNWNQVRQLLGQDLPRTFLGQVAVPETLDGLTPRLDVLMKQHQDNVRQAEARKG from the coding sequence ATGTCCCCTGAGCTGTCCCGCCGCGGCTTCCTCAAGTACACCGGCCTGGCCGGTGCCGCCGCGGCCTCCACCGGACTCCTGTCCGCCTGCTCGTCGACTCCCTCAGGTGCCGCCACCTGGGCGATGTGGTCGAGCAGTCCCGCCGAACGCAAGGTCTGGAGCGACTTCAGCAACTACGTCGAACGCCAACTGCAGGTCGAGTCGATCCCGACCCTCACCCCCTCCGGCGGCTACCCGACCAAGCTCGACCTCCAGCTGGTGAGCGGAACGGCCGGCCTGGTGACCGCGCTGAACGGCACCCTGATCCCGACGTACGCCGCCCGCGGCGCGCACCGGCCGCTGGACGACCTGATCGCCGCCGACCCCGACTTCGACCCGGCCGACTTCTATCCGGCGATCCAGAAGATCTCCACCTTCAACGGCCGCACCTACGCGATCGGTTTCGACGTCGCGCCGACCGTCCTCTACTACAACAAGACCCTGCTGGCGAAGGCCGGGATCGCGGCGCCGTCGCCGACCGAGCCGATGTCCTGGGAGACCTTCCGCGATCTCGCGAAGGAGCTGACCAGGCCGCCGGACCAGTACGGGTTCACCTGTGCGCCGGCGATCGACGATCTTGTCTCGTGGATCTACTGCGCCGGCGGCAACGTGATGAGCCAGGACGGCAGCCGGAGCATCCTGAACGCGCCGGAGGCGGAGAGCGCGATCCAGTTCGTGATCGACCTGTTCGTCAGGGACAAGGTGACGCCGCCGATCCGCAACCTGGTGACCGAGAGTTCGTTGTCCAACTTCATGGAGGGCAACGTGGCGTTCATGCAGAACGGGCCGTGGCAGGTGGTGAACGTCCGGAAGGCGAAGTTCGACTGGGACGTGATCCCGTTCCCGGCCGGTGCGGCCGGCAGTACGCCGCGGGTGTCCGGCTCGTCGTTCGCGATCCCGGCCGGGGTCAAGGGCGAGAAGCTGGACCTGGCCTGGCGGCTGCTCAAGACGCTGACCAGTGCCGGTGCGCTCGACATCTACGCGAAGGCGGGCCGCAACAACCCGGCTCGTCGTTCGGCGGGGAGCGCGTTCAAGCCGCCGCCGGACAACCTCGGCGTGGTGCAGGACATCCTCGCCGGGAAGGTCGCGGGCGGGCACCCGTACGACGTGACGACGAACTGGAACCAGGTCAGGCAGTTGCTCGGTCAGGACCTGCCGCGGACGTTCCTCGGGCAGGTCGCGGTACCGGAGACGCTCGACGGGCTGACGCCGCGTCTCGACGTACTGATGAAGCAGCACCAGGACAACGTCCGCCAGGCCGAAGCCAGGAAGGGGTGA